One Actinosynnema pretiosum DNA segment encodes these proteins:
- a CDS encoding glycoside hydrolase family 25 protein, with translation MIYGVDVSAYQPGFDFAAARSEGFDFAFIKATEGSTWRSPNYHDQLARARSAGMLVAAYHYMRGDDVGGQLGNVRAVVGTDVPVVLDVEDGAGHLGTIRALVDRLRAAGYRSPLIYLPQWYWSGRMGSPDLSGLPPLWHSRYPDNVVRRKEQFALGGEYWPSFGGLRTEIAQFTSSLAVANYPNGRIDGNAYQGTRQELQDLLEGENMPSAQEIAHAVVDEIERRRYDTDGDGQPDRSIINNTIQGMWSAQGAEAAARDALAAAQRAEATGAGLQAAVTTLAEAVAAGRSDLTAAEIEAAVHRALTEGLVAVDLTINARPTEAAEVTGER, from the coding sequence GTGATCTACGGAGTCGACGTATCCGCATACCAGCCGGGTTTCGACTTCGCCGCCGCGCGTTCCGAGGGCTTCGACTTCGCCTTCATCAAGGCCACCGAGGGCTCCACCTGGCGTTCACCGAACTACCACGACCAGCTCGCCCGCGCCCGGTCCGCCGGGATGCTCGTCGCCGCGTACCACTACATGCGCGGCGACGACGTGGGCGGGCAGCTCGGGAACGTGCGCGCGGTGGTGGGCACCGACGTGCCCGTGGTGCTCGACGTCGAGGACGGCGCGGGCCACCTCGGCACCATCCGGGCGCTCGTCGACCGGCTGCGCGCCGCCGGGTACCGCTCGCCGCTGATCTACCTGCCGCAGTGGTACTGGTCGGGCCGCATGGGCTCACCCGACCTGTCCGGCCTGCCGCCACTGTGGCACTCGCGCTACCCGGACAACGTGGTGCGGCGCAAGGAGCAGTTCGCCCTCGGGGGCGAGTACTGGCCCAGCTTCGGCGGGCTGCGCACCGAGATCGCCCAGTTCACCTCGTCGCTGGCCGTCGCCAACTACCCGAACGGGCGAATCGACGGCAACGCCTACCAAGGCACCCGCCAGGAACTCCAGGACCTACTAGAGGGAGAGAACATGCCCAGCGCACAGGAGATCGCGCACGCGGTCGTCGACGAGATCGAGCGACGGCGCTACGACACCGACGGCGACGGCCAGCCCGACCGGTCGATCATCAACAACACCATCCAGGGCATGTGGAGCGCACAGGGGGCCGAGGCCGCAGCGCGGGACGCGCTCGCGGCGGCACAGCGCGCCGAGGCGACGGGCGCCGGTCTCCAGGCCGCCGTGACCACGCTGGCCGAGGCCGTGGCGGCGGGCCGGTCCGACCTGACCGCCGCCGAGATCGAGGCGGCGGTGCACCGGGCGCTGACCGAGGGCCTGGTCGCCGTTGACCTGACCATCAACGCCCGCCCGACCGAGGCCGCGGAGGTGACCGGTGAGCGCTGA